One genomic window of Azospirillum sp. TSH58 includes the following:
- a CDS encoding response regulator — translation MAKFALLQHRGALLTLAFLSVMALLFEFAYDIHADRALTLRKAAENIDNLASALESSVSRTVQTVDVTLASVGDAVTVGKLLNGHPPQGQEEGALTPLLQERLRRSPHIRGFLVLDHRGVLVATTEDPRLLGTSYAELDLFRAQLSGRSAGLHIGTPMRGRFLTPAGAVEDRSGKWVLPMSRAIRSADGTLLGVAIASVNPEYLQGVFRAVRNGLHGMVSLYRRDGVLLTRLPQDGAEGIGAPMAGTDLFRVHLPTSEGGVFHETAPDGQARITAYRATPIWPLILAVSRSEDEELAGWWNNQLEIAGVVLGSGLIILLFAAVLTLLRRKDVQLEDGNARFNALLETAVEGILTVRADGVIETANSAAHRIFSYPPGDLIGRHVQELMERRHHALHGRTMEAIAAGARRIGPNFSREVNGLRMDGEVFPLDLSLAEVQTQQGILFAAFFRDLTERKRVERALTEAKEKAEAGQRSKMEFLATMSHEIRTPMNGVIGMAGLLQETKLDEEQRAYADTIRDSAESLLTIINDILDFSKIDAGRLTLEVTDFEAVPLVESVVELLAPRAAAKGLELASYVPPSLHGPLRGDPGRLRQILINLAGNAVKFTDHGSVTIVLSLEPGAPSPEEGGAEPGGAKAEALHDTPVTVRFEVRDTGIGIAAADHKRLFSMFSQVDGSSARRHGGTGLGLAICKRLTELMGGRIGVHSMPGEGSVFWAVIPLWRGAAVETASTAKEPGAWAGRRILLVDDLAVNRDLLARQLAALGLETESAATGEDALRRLLAASAEGRPFDAAILDHCMPGLTGPELAARIRAEPALAALPLALATSHRMGDPEGDAAGVAVRIVKPIRATALHAAVARLLASPPPRVAPPAAVPAGKSSSGPAAAGSGQSGSATSRSTASAPLRRRILVAEDNPVNLQVTLALLRRAGYVVDSVSNGLEAVNAVAALPYDLVLMDVQMPEMDGLAATRAIRRMGGAAARVPIIAMTANAMEGDQAICLAAGMDDYLAKPIVADQLLRTVTRWSDSPKTSEPNPPEPVHGTEPPPRIDHAKLQDLRDAIGEDGFALLMETFRRETPAHLDQLRQAAQNRDFAAVERSAHILKGSTGNVGFAEASALAGELLAAARGQDPAGIGGDRIRRLDAALKDAAKDAERTANPKDDARAVLETAEIPTGGSGAA, via the coding sequence ATGGCCAAGTTTGCCCTGTTGCAACACCGGGGCGCCCTTCTCACGTTGGCCTTCTTGTCGGTGATGGCTCTTCTGTTCGAGTTCGCCTACGACATCCATGCCGACCGCGCCCTGACGTTGAGGAAAGCGGCGGAGAACATCGACAATTTGGCGAGCGCGCTGGAATCCTCGGTCAGCCGCACGGTCCAGACGGTGGATGTCACGCTCGCCTCGGTGGGCGACGCGGTGACCGTCGGCAAGCTGCTGAACGGCCATCCGCCCCAAGGCCAGGAGGAGGGGGCGCTGACGCCTCTGCTCCAGGAACGGCTCCGCCGCTCGCCGCACATCCGCGGCTTTTTGGTCCTCGACCACCGGGGGGTCCTGGTGGCGACCACGGAGGACCCGCGGCTGCTCGGCACCTCCTACGCGGAGTTGGACCTGTTCCGCGCCCAGCTGTCCGGCCGAAGCGCCGGTCTTCATATCGGGACCCCGATGCGCGGGCGTTTTCTGACGCCGGCCGGGGCCGTGGAGGATCGGTCGGGCAAATGGGTCCTGCCGATGAGCCGGGCCATTCGCAGCGCGGATGGGACGCTCCTGGGGGTCGCGATCGCCTCGGTCAATCCCGAGTATCTGCAAGGCGTCTTCCGGGCGGTGCGCAACGGGCTGCACGGGATGGTGTCGCTCTACCGCCGCGACGGCGTGCTCCTGACCCGGCTTCCGCAGGACGGGGCGGAGGGCATCGGCGCGCCGATGGCGGGGACGGACCTGTTCCGGGTCCATCTTCCCACCTCGGAAGGCGGGGTGTTCCATGAGACCGCCCCGGACGGGCAGGCGCGCATCACCGCCTATCGCGCCACACCGATCTGGCCGCTGATCCTGGCGGTGAGCCGCAGCGAGGACGAGGAACTGGCGGGCTGGTGGAACAACCAGTTGGAAATCGCCGGTGTCGTTCTGGGCTCCGGGCTGATCATCCTGCTGTTCGCGGCCGTGCTGACCCTGCTGCGCCGCAAGGACGTCCAGTTAGAGGACGGCAACGCCCGGTTCAACGCGCTTCTGGAAACCGCCGTGGAAGGCATCCTGACGGTGCGTGCGGACGGCGTCATCGAAACCGCCAACAGCGCGGCCCACCGCATTTTCAGCTACCCGCCCGGCGACCTGATCGGGCGCCATGTGCAGGAACTGATGGAGCGGCGGCATCACGCGCTCCACGGCCGCACCATGGAGGCCATCGCCGCGGGCGCCCGCCGGATCGGCCCGAACTTCTCCCGCGAGGTCAATGGCCTGCGGATGGATGGGGAGGTGTTTCCCCTCGACCTGTCGCTGGCCGAGGTTCAGACGCAGCAGGGCATCCTCTTCGCCGCCTTCTTCCGAGACCTGACCGAACGCAAGCGGGTGGAGCGGGCGCTGACCGAGGCCAAGGAGAAGGCCGAGGCCGGGCAGCGCAGCAAGATGGAGTTCCTGGCGACCATGAGCCACGAGATCCGGACGCCCATGAACGGGGTGATCGGCATGGCCGGGCTTCTCCAGGAAACCAAGCTCGACGAGGAGCAGCGCGCCTACGCCGACACCATCCGTGATTCGGCGGAGTCGCTGCTGACCATCATCAACGACATTCTGGACTTCTCCAAGATCGACGCCGGGCGCCTCACGCTCGAGGTCACCGATTTCGAAGCCGTCCCGCTGGTCGAGAGCGTGGTGGAACTGCTGGCCCCGCGCGCCGCCGCGAAGGGGCTGGAACTGGCCAGCTATGTCCCGCCCTCCCTGCACGGCCCGCTGCGCGGCGATCCCGGCCGGCTGCGCCAGATCCTGATCAATCTCGCCGGCAACGCGGTCAAGTTCACCGACCATGGCAGCGTGACCATCGTGCTGTCGCTTGAGCCGGGCGCCCCCTCCCCCGAGGAGGGCGGAGCGGAACCGGGCGGCGCCAAGGCCGAGGCTCTGCATGACACGCCGGTGACCGTCCGTTTTGAAGTGCGGGACACCGGGATCGGCATTGCCGCGGCCGACCACAAGCGCCTGTTCTCCATGTTCAGCCAAGTGGATGGTTCGTCGGCCCGGCGCCATGGCGGAACGGGGCTCGGCCTCGCCATCTGCAAGCGCCTCACCGAGCTGATGGGCGGGCGGATCGGCGTCCACAGCATGCCCGGAGAGGGCAGCGTCTTCTGGGCCGTCATCCCCCTGTGGCGCGGCGCGGCGGTGGAAACCGCATCCACGGCGAAGGAGCCGGGCGCCTGGGCCGGCCGGAGGATTCTGCTGGTGGACGATCTGGCGGTGAACCGCGACCTGCTGGCACGCCAGCTCGCCGCGCTGGGTCTGGAGACGGAATCCGCCGCCACGGGGGAGGATGCCCTGCGCCGGCTTCTGGCCGCCAGCGCCGAGGGGCGGCCGTTCGACGCCGCTATCCTGGATCATTGCATGCCGGGCCTGACCGGGCCGGAACTGGCCGCCCGCATTCGCGCGGAGCCGGCCCTGGCGGCCCTGCCGCTGGCGTTGGCGACCTCCCATCGCATGGGTGATCCGGAGGGCGACGCCGCCGGCGTGGCCGTGCGGATCGTCAAGCCGATCCGTGCGACGGCGCTCCATGCCGCCGTCGCGCGCCTGCTCGCCTCGCCACCGCCGAGGGTGGCGCCGCCGGCGGCGGTTCCCGCGGGCAAGTCCTCTTCTGGACCGGCGGCGGCCGGCTCGGGACAGTCCGGCTCGGCGACATCCAGATCGACCGCATCCGCCCCCCTTCGCCGCCGCATCCTGGTGGCCGAGGACAACCCGGTCAACCTGCAGGTGACTCTCGCCCTGCTGCGCCGGGCTGGTTATGTCGTCGATTCCGTGTCGAACGGGCTGGAGGCGGTCAACGCCGTCGCCGCCCTGCCCTACGACCTCGTCCTGATGGATGTCCAGATGCCGGAAATGGACGGTCTGGCGGCGACGCGGGCGATCCGGCGGATGGGTGGGGCTGCGGCTCGCGTTCCGATCATCGCCATGACCGCCAACGCCATGGAAGGCGACCAGGCCATATGCCTGGCCGCCGGGATGGACGATTATCTGGCCAAGCCCATCGTGGCGGACCAGTTGCTGCGGACGGTCACCCGGTGGAGCGATTCCCCGAAAACAAGCGAGCCGAACCCGCCGGAGCCGGTTCATGGGACGGAGCCCCCGCCGCGGATCGACCACGCCAAGCTCCAGGACCTGCGCGACGCGATCGGCGAGGACGGCTTTGCCCTGTTGATGGAGACCTTTCGCCGCGAGACGCCGGCCCATCTCGACCAGCTCCGGCAGGCGGCTCAGAACCGGGATTTCGCGGCCGTGGAGCGCTCGGCCCACATCCTGAAGGGCTCGACCGGCAATGTGGGGTTTGCCGAGGCCTCCGCGCTGGCCGGCGAACTGCTCGCCGCGGCCCGCGGCCAGGATCCCGCGGGCATCGGCGGCGACCGCATCCGGCGTTTGGACGCCGCCCTTAAGGACGCCGCGAAGGACGCAGAACGCACGGCCAACCCAAAGGACGATGCTCGGGCGGTGCTGGAGACGGCCGAAATTCCGACGGGCGGTTCCGGAGCGGCGTAA